In a single window of the Thermus amyloliquefaciens genome:
- a CDS encoding acylphosphatase, protein MPRLVALVKGRVQGVGYRAFAQKKALELGLSGYAENLPDGRVEVVAEGPKEDLLAFLHHLQQGPRLSRVEAVEVQWAEETGLKGFYVY, encoded by the coding sequence ATGCCGCGCCTGGTGGCCTTGGTGAAGGGACGGGTGCAGGGGGTGGGGTACCGGGCCTTCGCCCAGAAGAAGGCCCTGGAGCTCGGCCTTTCGGGCTATGCGGAAAACCTCCCCGACGGCCGGGTGGAGGTGGTGGCGGAAGGCCCTAAGGAGGACCTGCTGGCCTTCCTCCACCACCTCCAGCAGGGCCCCCGCCTAAGCCGGGTGGAGGCGGTGGAGGTTCAGTGGGCCGAGGAGACCGGGCTAAAGGGGTTTTACGTGTACTGA
- a CDS encoding DivIVA domain-containing protein: MDLTPLDIRYQEFPTGLRGYQKEAVRAYLARVAEVLEGLIQENEGLKERLRALEEEVARLKEAEGELKRAVVAAERIARELKAQAEREAEIIRKEALAAKEQVLREAAEELKRLRGEVERTKQEKTLFLAQFKALLQGYLDSLKRLEEA; this comes from the coding sequence ATGGACTTAACCCCTTTGGACATTCGCTATCAGGAGTTCCCCACCGGGCTTCGGGGGTACCAAAAGGAGGCGGTCAGGGCCTACCTGGCCCGGGTGGCGGAGGTTTTGGAGGGCCTCATTCAGGAGAACGAGGGGCTTAAGGAAAGGCTTCGGGCCCTGGAGGAGGAGGTGGCCCGCCTGAAGGAGGCGGAAGGGGAGCTGAAGCGGGCAGTGGTGGCGGCGGAGAGGATCGCCCGGGAGCTCAAGGCCCAGGCGGAACGGGAGGCGGAGATCATCCGGAAGGAGGCCCTGGCCGCCAAGGAACAGGTGCTCCGGGAGGCCGCCGAGGAGCTCAAGCGCCTCCGGGGGGAGGTGGAGCGGACCAAGCAGGAGAAGACCCTCTTCCTGGCCCAGTTCAAAGCCCTTCTGCAGGGGTACCTGGATTCCCTGAAGCGTTTGGAGGAGGCTTGA
- a CDS encoding YggS family pyridoxal phosphate-dependent enzyme has product MGLPQVLEAMEAACRRAGRRPEEVRLVAVTKERSVEEIQEKVLRHGAFPLGESRVQEALRKMELLQAEWHLVGPLQRNKAKFAPRFALVHSLDSLRLAEALDRVGEKVGVRLRVLLEVNLGREPQKHGFLEEELPEALARVREMPHLEVLGLMTVPPMGPEAVVRPIFRRLSELADRFGLPERSMGMSEDFPIAIEEGATLVRVGRALFVD; this is encoded by the coding sequence ATGGGCCTGCCCCAGGTTTTGGAGGCCATGGAGGCCGCCTGCCGCCGCGCGGGGCGGCGGCCGGAGGAGGTGCGCCTGGTGGCGGTGACCAAGGAGAGGAGCGTGGAGGAGATCCAGGAGAAGGTTCTCCGCCACGGCGCCTTCCCCTTGGGGGAAAGCCGGGTGCAGGAGGCCCTGAGGAAGATGGAGCTCCTTCAGGCGGAGTGGCACCTGGTGGGCCCCCTGCAGCGCAACAAGGCCAAGTTCGCCCCCCGCTTCGCCCTCGTCCACTCCTTGGACTCCCTGCGCCTGGCGGAGGCCCTGGACCGGGTGGGGGAGAAGGTGGGGGTGAGGCTTAGGGTGCTTTTGGAGGTGAACCTGGGCCGGGAGCCCCAGAAGCACGGGTTTTTGGAGGAGGAACTCCCCGAGGCCCTCGCCCGGGTGCGGGAGATGCCGCACCTGGAGGTCTTGGGCCTCATGACGGTGCCCCCTATGGGCCCGGAGGCCGTGGTCCGCCCCATCTTTCGCCGGCTTTCAGAGCTGGCCGACCGCTTTGGGCTTCCCGAGCGCTCCATGGGCATGTCCGAGGACTTCCCCATCGCCATTGAGGAGGGGGCCACCCTGGTGCGGGTGGGCCGGGCCCTTTTTGTAGACTGA
- a CDS encoding purine-nucleoside phosphorylase, producing MFAMEVYEKIQEAVAYIRSKTGFVPEVGIVLGSGLGPLAEEVAKEAEIPYGEIPHFPPSTAPGHAGRLVLGELEGKRVLVYQGRVHYYEGYSPEEVVFPVRVGYFLGARTFLLTSAAGGLNPRFQAGGIMLHLDYLNVAGVNPLRGKNDERLGPRFPVMFEAYDPALIELARRVARRQDLHLFEGVYAWFLGPSFASRAELRMLRELGADAIGMSTVPEVIALRHLGARVLGLSTITDMAVPEREHHATEEEVLAVAAKTGPIFRRFVRGILAEL from the coding sequence ATGTTCGCCATGGAGGTTTACGAGAAGATCCAGGAGGCGGTGGCCTACATCCGCTCCAAGACCGGGTTCGTGCCCGAGGTGGGGATCGTCCTGGGCTCGGGGCTTGGCCCCTTGGCCGAGGAGGTGGCCAAGGAGGCGGAGATCCCTTACGGGGAGATCCCCCACTTCCCCCCTTCCACCGCCCCCGGGCATGCGGGGAGGCTGGTCCTGGGGGAGCTCGAGGGCAAGCGGGTTTTGGTCTACCAGGGCCGGGTCCACTACTACGAGGGCTACTCCCCCGAGGAGGTGGTCTTCCCCGTGCGGGTGGGGTATTTCCTGGGGGCCAGGACCTTCCTCCTCACCTCGGCGGCGGGAGGGCTTAACCCCCGGTTCCAGGCGGGGGGGATCATGCTCCACCTGGACTACCTCAACGTGGCCGGGGTCAACCCCTTGCGGGGGAAAAACGACGAGCGCCTGGGCCCCCGTTTCCCCGTGATGTTTGAGGCCTACGACCCCGCCCTCATCGAGCTGGCCCGCAGGGTGGCCCGGAGGCAGGACCTGCACCTTTTTGAGGGGGTGTACGCCTGGTTCCTGGGGCCCAGCTTCGCCAGCCGGGCCGAGCTCAGGATGCTTAGGGAGCTCGGGGCGGATGCCATCGGCATGTCCACGGTGCCGGAGGTCATCGCCCTGCGCCACCTGGGGGCCAGGGTCTTGGGGCTTTCCACCATCACCGACATGGCGGTGCCCGAGAGGGAGCACCACGCCACGGAGGAGGAGGTGCTGGCGGTGGCCGCCAAGACCGGGCCCATTTTCCGCCGCTTCGTGCGGGGGATTTTGGCTGAGCTCTAG
- the hflX gene encoding GTPase HflX, with the protein MEKIFGRTEGLKKSELKRLSNLYRRRIPKERVLTPELAQVLAGLSQEVGRPISLLLDREGRVVRVGVGDAKDLPIPEGARGERRLSGFRLLHTHLAKGGLSRPDLSVLFLNRLDSLAALEVEEGRPTLLHLAFLAPPKGRMASRGEPLEEDWRILPPRPYFQYLDLDHGAEVEALEEELARQARVRELLDGSGERAILVGVDRGEGPEAEAYLSELAELTRTAGGVPVKRVLVFRQHLDPRYLVGLGKLEELKSLAYHENASTLIFGLELTPTQAREIEKVTGLKVLDRTQLILDIFALHAKTPEAQTQVELAQLRYLLPRLVGKGKEMSRLGGGIGTRGPGETKLEVDRRRLQERIAHLSHKLEEFTRRREEARRQRKRRGVPLVAVVGYTNAGKTTLLQALARGGEPGEDKLFATLRPLTRRGFVPGVGEVLFTDTVGFIRQMPKELLTAFRATLEEVREADLLIHVLDASEEGALGRYRVVEELLAELGVEAPRVLALSKADRAAPYDLLYLRERLGGVPVSALKGTGLPELKGALAEALLRVGVRPQPWAQAPQYT; encoded by the coding sequence TTGGAGAAGATCTTCGGCAGGACGGAAGGGCTCAAGAAGAGCGAGCTTAAGCGGCTTTCCAATCTGTACCGGAGGCGCATCCCCAAGGAAAGGGTCCTCACCCCCGAGCTGGCCCAGGTTTTGGCCGGGCTCTCCCAGGAGGTGGGGAGGCCCATCAGCCTCCTCCTGGACCGGGAAGGCCGGGTGGTGCGGGTGGGGGTGGGGGACGCCAAGGACCTGCCCATCCCCGAGGGGGCCAGGGGGGAAAGGCGGCTTTCGGGCTTCCGCCTCCTCCACACCCACCTGGCCAAGGGGGGGCTTTCCCGTCCGGACCTTTCCGTGCTCTTCCTGAACCGGTTGGACAGCCTGGCGGCCCTGGAGGTGGAGGAGGGCCGGCCCACCCTGCTGCACCTGGCCTTCCTCGCCCCGCCCAAGGGCCGGATGGCTTCCCGGGGGGAACCCCTGGAGGAGGACTGGCGCATCCTGCCCCCGAGGCCCTACTTCCAGTACCTGGACCTTGACCATGGGGCGGAGGTGGAGGCCCTGGAGGAGGAGCTGGCCCGCCAGGCCCGGGTGCGGGAGCTTTTGGACGGGAGCGGGGAGCGGGCCATCCTGGTGGGGGTGGACCGGGGGGAGGGCCCTGAGGCGGAGGCTTACCTCTCGGAGCTGGCCGAGCTCACCCGCACCGCCGGCGGGGTGCCGGTCAAGAGGGTGCTGGTCTTCCGTCAGCACCTGGACCCCCGCTACCTGGTGGGGCTTGGGAAGCTGGAGGAGCTCAAAAGCCTCGCCTACCACGAAAACGCCTCCACCCTCATCTTCGGCCTGGAGCTTACCCCCACCCAGGCCCGGGAGATCGAGAAGGTCACGGGCCTCAAGGTCCTGGACCGGACCCAGCTCATCCTGGACATCTTTGCCCTGCACGCCAAAACCCCTGAGGCCCAGACCCAGGTGGAGCTGGCCCAGCTAAGGTACCTCCTGCCGCGCCTGGTGGGGAAGGGGAAGGAGATGAGCCGCCTCGGGGGTGGGATCGGCACCCGGGGCCCCGGGGAGACCAAGCTGGAGGTGGACCGGAGGAGGCTTCAGGAGCGCATTGCTCACCTCAGCCACAAGCTGGAGGAGTTCACCCGGCGCCGGGAGGAGGCCAGGAGGCAGCGGAAGCGCCGGGGGGTGCCCCTGGTGGCCGTGGTGGGCTACACCAACGCGGGCAAGACCACCCTGCTTCAGGCCCTGGCCCGGGGCGGGGAGCCGGGGGAGGACAAGCTCTTCGCCACCTTAAGGCCCCTCACCCGCCGGGGCTTTGTGCCGGGGGTGGGGGAGGTGCTCTTCACCGACACCGTGGGCTTCATCCGCCAGATGCCCAAGGAGCTCCTCACCGCCTTCCGGGCCACCCTCGAGGAGGTGCGGGAGGCGGACCTTCTCATCCACGTCCTGGATGCTTCAGAGGAGGGGGCTTTGGGGAGGTACCGGGTGGTGGAGGAGTTGCTGGCGGAGCTGGGGGTGGAGGCCCCCCGGGTTTTGGCCCTCTCCAAGGCGGACCGGGCCGCCCCCTACGACCTCCTCTACCTGAGGGAAAGGCTAGGGGGGGTACCGGTTTCCGCCCTCAAGGGCACGGGGCTTCCCGAGCTCAAAGGGGCCTTGGCCGAGGCCCTTTTGCGGGTGGGGGTGCGGCCCCAGCCCTGGGCCCAGGCCCCTCAGTACACGTAA
- a CDS encoding YdcF family protein, translated as MGPPLGRGYPTPAQPGYDWIVVLGAAQYGGRPSPALERRLEAALRLYQKGLAPRVAVAGGRLPGDRYSEGEVGCRYLRAKGVPQEALLCETQSQTTYENLLFLKPHLSGRVLLVTDAPHLARALFLARLLGLRAEGHGVPGAYPLAYWLREALYRLWLYLGLRPFPGGHGLKPPPNASGNPGTPAEGL; from the coding sequence TTGGGGCCTCCCCTTGGGAGGGGGTACCCAACCCCGGCCCAGCCGGGCTACGACTGGATCGTGGTCCTGGGGGCAGCCCAGTACGGGGGTAGGCCCTCCCCCGCCTTGGAAAGGCGCCTCGAGGCGGCCTTGCGCCTCTACCAAAAGGGCCTGGCCCCCAGGGTGGCGGTGGCGGGGGGCAGGCTCCCCGGGGACCGGTACAGCGAAGGGGAGGTGGGGTGCCGTTACCTAAGGGCCAAGGGGGTCCCCCAGGAGGCCCTCCTCTGCGAGACCCAAAGCCAAACCACCTACGAGAACCTCCTCTTCCTCAAACCCCACCTCTCCGGGCGGGTCCTCCTGGTCACCGACGCCCCCCACCTGGCCCGGGCCCTTTTCCTGGCCCGGCTTCTGGGCCTGCGGGCGGAGGGCCACGGGGTGCCCGGGGCCTACCCCCTGGCCTACTGGCTCCGGGAGGCCCTCTACCGCCTCTGGCTCTACCTGGGCCTCCGGCCCTTCCCCGGGGGGCACGGCCTCAAGCCTCCTCCAAACGCTTCAGGGAATCCAGGTACCCCTGCAGAAGGGCTTTGA
- a CDS encoding BamA/OMP85 family outer membrane protein, protein MKRLFALGFLGLLALAAPIRQVVVEGGDPVLQALARAALPFGAGDEPGNLEEARKAILATGYFQQVEVRLEGDLLKVLLTPYPPIGQVRVEGKAFPQEALLRFLENFAIGPEATYNPIRAGEAAKALAEAYRQNGFPFVPKVEVEAKEQAGKMLLTFRVEESPEVKEVRLVGVSLLSEAELLKDLEPLNGPFDFAKYQEALRGLAARYERAGYRYSGPDPQGSRLDGGILTVAVRELKVVRLEGEGLDLTGFPLKPGDHLRYDLLLEGVQALSRKLSRVVNFNLTPEGEGVVVQLQLGPEGGVIERVELRGATAFPAETLLGLLRLKPGEVYTPLLAQEDARRLAGYYGEKGLEVADVRFGFQEGVFRLEVVELKIGGYRLEWQGEHRTQEEVILRELPKPGSLFSVQALRQGIARLMATGLLAEPPQVGLAPGEREDQVVVVLRLKEARTGLFQPALGWSSLEGWSGSVSFKETNLFGLAHQVGVDLAFVQNDARDNLSLSVSYAIPWLYVDYLDLKEVRTSLSLSLFSTPLGNNKLLDGSTDTGWEYTERRTGGSFTLSRPFSQDLENLRLSLGLSARRSAYALEVHDPNAPCDPAAGPSDPKYCDGTGYKNPTLAQGLLPTPGWTLRLDTGLTYTQVDNPRFRTQGYEAGLSTGLGLSLPDTGGRSFFVPVVATGKTYAPLDGEKRQALAFRLSAGTLLGFPPESERFFLSGGGAEAFLLRGYEDRKYGGLSFATGSLEYRYNFNLSPQGGTNLYGILFADLGIADNTGGVKWGAGLGFQLDLDLFGALLPSLRLDYAFSPESPTGRLHFRIGPMF, encoded by the coding sequence ATGAAACGGCTTTTTGCCCTGGGGTTCCTGGGCCTCTTGGCCCTGGCCGCCCCCATCCGCCAGGTGGTGGTGGAAGGGGGCGACCCTGTGCTGCAGGCCTTGGCCCGGGCCGCCTTGCCCTTTGGCGCAGGGGATGAGCCGGGGAACCTGGAGGAGGCCCGGAAGGCCATCCTGGCCACCGGCTACTTCCAGCAGGTGGAGGTGCGCCTGGAAGGGGATCTCCTCAAGGTCCTCCTCACCCCCTACCCCCCCATCGGCCAGGTGCGGGTGGAGGGGAAGGCCTTCCCCCAGGAGGCCCTTTTGCGCTTCCTGGAGAACTTCGCCATCGGCCCAGAGGCCACCTACAACCCCATCCGGGCGGGGGAGGCGGCCAAGGCCTTGGCCGAGGCCTACCGGCAAAACGGCTTCCCCTTCGTCCCCAAGGTGGAGGTGGAGGCCAAGGAGCAGGCGGGCAAGATGCTCCTCACCTTCCGGGTGGAGGAGAGCCCGGAGGTGAAGGAGGTGCGCCTTGTGGGGGTTAGCCTGCTTTCCGAGGCCGAGCTCCTCAAGGACCTGGAGCCCCTGAATGGCCCCTTTGACTTCGCCAAGTACCAGGAGGCCCTAAGGGGCCTCGCCGCCCGCTACGAGAGGGCCGGCTACCGCTATAGCGGCCCCGACCCCCAGGGTAGCCGCCTGGATGGGGGCATCCTCACCGTGGCGGTGCGGGAGCTTAAGGTGGTGCGCCTGGAGGGAGAGGGCCTGGACCTCACGGGCTTCCCCCTGAAGCCCGGGGACCACCTGCGCTACGACCTCCTTCTGGAGGGGGTGCAGGCCCTTTCCCGGAAACTTTCCCGGGTGGTCAACTTCAACCTCACCCCCGAGGGGGAAGGGGTGGTGGTCCAGCTCCAGCTGGGCCCGGAAGGGGGGGTGATCGAGCGGGTGGAGCTCCGCGGGGCCACCGCCTTCCCGGCGGAAACCCTCCTGGGCCTTCTCCGGCTCAAGCCCGGGGAGGTCTACACCCCCCTCCTGGCCCAGGAGGACGCCCGGCGCCTCGCGGGCTACTACGGGGAGAAGGGCCTGGAGGTGGCTGACGTGCGCTTTGGCTTCCAGGAGGGGGTCTTCCGCCTGGAGGTGGTGGAGCTCAAGATCGGGGGCTACCGCCTGGAGTGGCAGGGGGAGCACCGCACCCAGGAGGAGGTGATCCTGCGGGAGCTCCCCAAGCCGGGAAGCCTCTTCAGCGTCCAGGCCCTGCGCCAGGGCATCGCCCGCCTCATGGCCACGGGGCTTCTCGCAGAGCCGCCCCAGGTGGGCCTGGCCCCCGGGGAGAGGGAGGACCAGGTGGTGGTGGTCCTCAGGCTCAAGGAGGCCCGCACCGGGCTTTTCCAGCCCGCCCTCGGCTGGAGCTCCCTGGAGGGCTGGTCGGGCAGCGTCTCCTTCAAGGAGACCAACCTCTTCGGCCTGGCCCACCAGGTGGGGGTGGACCTGGCCTTCGTGCAAAACGACGCCAGGGACAACCTCTCCCTCTCGGTGAGCTACGCCATCCCCTGGCTCTACGTGGACTACCTGGACCTGAAGGAAGTGCGCACCAGCCTCTCCCTTAGCCTCTTCTCCACCCCCCTTGGCAACAACAAGCTTTTGGACGGGAGCACCGACACCGGCTGGGAGTACACGGAAAGGCGCACCGGGGGGAGCTTCACCCTCTCCCGCCCCTTCTCCCAGGACCTGGAGAACCTGCGGCTATCCCTGGGGCTTTCCGCCAGGCGGTCCGCGTATGCCCTCGAGGTCCATGACCCCAACGCCCCTTGCGACCCCGCCGCCGGTCCCAGCGACCCCAAGTATTGCGACGGCACCGGGTACAAGAACCCCACCCTGGCCCAAGGCCTCCTCCCCACCCCCGGCTGGACCCTGAGGCTGGACACCGGCCTCACCTACACCCAGGTGGACAACCCCCGCTTCCGCACCCAGGGGTACGAGGCGGGCCTGAGCACCGGCTTGGGCCTCTCCCTCCCCGACACGGGAGGCCGGAGCTTCTTCGTGCCGGTGGTGGCCACGGGCAAGACCTACGCCCCCTTGGACGGGGAAAAACGCCAGGCCCTGGCCTTCCGCCTCTCCGCGGGCACCCTGCTGGGCTTCCCACCAGAGAGCGAGCGCTTCTTCCTCTCCGGGGGCGGGGCCGAGGCCTTCCTCCTAAGGGGTTACGAGGACCGCAAGTACGGGGGGCTTTCCTTCGCCACGGGGAGCTTGGAGTACCGCTACAACTTCAACCTCTCCCCCCAGGGGGGGACCAACCTCTACGGCATCCTCTTCGCTGACCTGGGGATCGCTGACAACACCGGCGGGGTGAAGTGGGGGGCCGGCCTCGGCTTCCAGCTGGACCTGGACCTCTTCGGGGCCCTCCTCCCCTCCTTGCGGCTGGACTACGCCTTCAGCCCGGAAAGCCCCACGGGAAGGCTCCACTTCCGCATCGGGCCCATGTTCTAA